The following proteins come from a genomic window of Rutidosis leptorrhynchoides isolate AG116_Rl617_1_P2 chromosome 10, CSIRO_AGI_Rlap_v1, whole genome shotgun sequence:
- the LOC139871416 gene encoding putative F-box protein At5g62060: MVEVELCEDLLDEIIVRLPPKFILQFRCFSKSWCSRISSSNFIRKQAIHSAARARRTANVAYQVHIEKDVYKMLHGSKPEGPFLRKLNVPDIPYDPCQKYSLVFGFGYDPIADDYNIFGLSYGTLQTLLLYSTKTNAWSEIDLPKTGPPFRVLSTPACFVDGVMHWLVQNNLPNTNDSYILTFDLSSHVFDTIPLPNITPGTIYILICQGYLTLISDDGLDSSMWLRKLDDNNLECWSKPFKVMCYDVTGGGRVYHINDDQELEVPKAYNPFSGLSRKRVSSLNSCVKYEIDSYVETLALLDNENCSTNKETDYAELRDKVLEV; this comes from the exons ATGGTTGAAGTTGAACTTTGTGAAGACCTGCTTGATGAAATCATTGTAAGGCTGCCACCCAAATTCATCCTCCAATTTAGATGTTTTTCAAAATCATGGTGTTCTCGTATCAGTAGCTCCAACTTCATCCGTAAGCAAGCTATTCATTCAGCTGCACGAGCTAGGCGAACTGCTAATGTCGCATATCAAGTTCATATAGAAAAAGATGTTTATAAAATGTTACACGGATCAAAACCAGAAGGACCATTCTT GCGCAAACTAAATGTTCCAGACATTCCTTATGATCCTTGTCAAAAGTATTCACTGGTATTTGGGTTCGGGTATGATCCAATCGCAGATGATTACAACATTTTCGGTTTATCTTATGGAACATTGCAAACTCTATTACTTTACTCAACGAAGACAAATGCCTGGAGTGAGATTGATCTCCCAAAAACTGGTCCGCCTTTTAGGGTCCTGTCAACACCAGCCTGCTTTGTCGATGGAGTGATGCACTGGTTGGTGCAGAATAATTTACCTAACACAAACGATTCTTATATACTCACATTCGATTTGAGTAGTCATGTTTTTGACACGATTCCTTTGCCAAATATCACTCCGGGAACTATCTACATACTAATCTGTCAAGGTTATCTGACTCTGATTTCGGATGATGGTTTAGATAGCTCGATGTGGTTAAGGAAATTAGACGATAATAATCTTGAATGTTGGTCTAAACCTTTTAAAGTTATGTGTTATGATGTTACAGGAGGAGGTAGAGTTTACCACATTAATGATGATCAGGAGTTGGAGGTTCCTAAAGCTTATAATCCTTTCTCAGGGTTATCGCGCAAACGTGTGAGTTCTTTAAATTCGTGTGTTAAATATGAGATTGATAGTTATGTGGAGACACTTGCATTGTTAGACAACGAGAATTGTTCGACAAACAAAGAGACTGATTATGCTGAGTTGCGCGATAAGGTGTTGGAGGTGTAG